In Eupeodes corollae chromosome 3, idEupCoro1.1, whole genome shotgun sequence, a single genomic region encodes these proteins:
- the LOC129952619 gene encoding uncharacterized protein LOC129952619 — protein MGHTWVPTNVYSGVPPMAVQAGHDSDGDAIFVGRAYHNGDLLPAKFVPNKTQAYVAWGGEEINKHDIEVLTGTHYVWLPSSSGSVPPHSVTVGPTTDGEPLYIGRGHWEGSLTPGKVHPSHGCLYIPYGGREHRLDCYEVLVQPETWVSASGSYVVPGTVHAGQDADGDAIYVGRAYHEGDLLPAKVVPGKGCAYVAWGGQEHVKYDFELLTGYGYGWMHGSGGSVAPGAVICGRTSEGEPLYIGRGHHCGSLTPGKIQPSHHCLYIPFGGQEVRLHDYEVLVRS, from the exons ATGG GTCACACTTGGGTGCCAACAAATGTTTACTCGGGCGTTCCTCCGATGGCCGTTCAAGCCGGACACGACAGTGATGGTGACGCGATATTTGTAGGTCGTGCCTATCACAATGGTGATCTTTTGCCAGCCAAGTTTGTGCCAAACAAAACTCAAGCCTATGTCGCTTGGGGTGGGGAAGAAATCAATAAGCACGATATTGAGGTCCTTACCGGAACCCACTACGTTTGGCTGCCATCATCATCGGGATCAGTGCCTCCACACTCTGTGACCGTTGGACCTACGACCGATGGGGAGCCACTATACATTGGACGTGGACACTGGGAGGGCAGTCTCACCCCCGGTAAGGTACATCCTTCGCACGGCTGCCTCTACATCCCGTACGGAGGACGAGAGCACAGACTGGATTGCTATGAGGTTTTGGTGCAACCAGAAACATGGGTATCAGCTTCGGGAAGTTATGTCGTCCCAGGAACAGTTCATGCCGGTCAAGATGCTGACGGTGATGCCATCTATGTGGGACGTGCCTACCACGAGGGTGATTTGTTGCCCGCCAAAGTGGTGCCCGGCAAAGGATGCGCTTATGTTGCGTGGGGCGGTCAGGAACATGTCAAGTATGACTTTGAGCTGTTGACTGGCTATGGCTATGGATGGATGCACGGGTCGGGAGGAAGTGTTGCACCAGGAGCTGTCATTTGTGGACGTACCTCAGAGGGTGAGCCCTTGTACATTGGACGTGGTCATCATTGTGGAAGTCTGACACCTGGCAAAATCCAACCATCTCACCATTGTTTGTATATTCCCTTCGGTGGACAGGAAGTTAGACTTCATGACTATGAAGTCTTGGTCAGGTCTTAG
- the LOC129950333 gene encoding uncharacterized protein LOC129950333, giving the protein MSHHRWVASSADSPIPPFAVLGGQDSDGAPIYVGRSYHEGDTLPAKVVPNKHCAYVSWGGREIVKSEFEVLVGENYRFVNCPTHTIPVDAVRAGNTVDGEPLYIGRCSFEGSETVGKIHPTHRCLYIPYGGEEHRMDCYEVLISDPVHIWVPGSLHNVPPNAVIAGHDSDKSPIFVARAFHDGENLPAKFVPNIGSVYVSYGGKDLFKDEFEVLVGDGYTWVGGTHSGDNIPIGAVSTGWTHNGEKVYVGRGYHHGSTTPGKVHPREYCIYIPYGGKEVKLKDYEMLVKRN; this is encoded by the exons atgt cACACCACCGTTGGGTTGCTTCGTCAGCAGACTCGCCAATTCCACCTTTCGCCGTTCTTGGAGGACAGGACTCTGATGGGGCGCCAATTTACGTCGGCCGTTCATACCACGAAGGTGACACGCTGCCAGCCAAAGTAGTTCCCAACAAGCACTGCGCCTACGTCAGCTGGGGAGGTCGTGAGATCGTTAAGAGCGAATTCGAAGTTCTAGTTGGCGAGAATTACAGATTTGTCAACTGCCCCACTCACACAATACCCGTGGATGCTGTCCGAGCTGGCAACACTGTTGACGGTGAACCACTTTACATTGGACGTTGTAGCTTTGAGGGCAGCGAGACCGTGGGTAAGATTCATCCCACCCATCGTTGTTTGTACATTCCGTACGGAGGCGAGGAACATCGCATGGATTGCTATGAGGTCCTAATAAGTGACCCAGTGCACATTTGGGTGCCTGGTTCGTTGCACAATGTTCCACCAAATGCAGTTATTGCTGGCCACGACAGTGATAAGTCGCCAATCTTTGTTGCCCGGGCCTTCCACGATGGTGAGAACCTGCCGGCCAAGTTTGTGCCCAATATTGGAAGTGTTTACGTAAGCTATGGTGGCAAGGATTTATTTAAGGATGAATTCGAGGTGCTGGTTGGTGATGGATACACCTGGGTTGGTGGTACACATTCTGGCGATAATATTCCCATTGGAGCTGTATCAACTGGATGGACACACAATGGTGAGAAGGTTTACGTGGGACGTGGTTACCATCATGGCTCAACGACACCGGGCAAAGTTCATCCAAGGGAATACTGCATTTACATCCCTTACGGAGGAAAAGAAGTCAAACTTAAGGACTACGAAATGCTTGTTAAGAGAAATTAG